One Halobacterium sp. DL1 DNA window includes the following coding sequences:
- a CDS encoding allantoate amidohydrolase, whose translation MTVTIDPERFRESFERYSRVGATDHGGLHRLALSDADREARDLFVADLEELGLEVRVDEVGNIFGRRPGREDDLAPVLIGSHLDSQPYGGRYDGQLGVLTALETLRALEDEQVETRRPVEIVNWTNEEGARFQPSMLGSGVFVGKHSLEDALAVEDRDGTVLGDELERIGYDGDAECGGYDVHSFLELHVEQGPTLESEGTPVGIVDGVFGLYWARMRVEGEADHAGPTPMHTRTDALQAATGAIDRIGTIPQHLSPDAVVTVGEVSVHPNSINVIPSEVTFTVDLRSFDDGVIEEGIQRVTEELDAACNRHGTTYEVEELQRHQSMNFSPTVRSAIDDASGSTGVEAMHLLSGAGHDAQHMDAVTDAGMIFVPSVGGETHNEAEYTEWEDAVDGAKVYAATTLNLATE comes from the coding sequence ATGACCGTGACTATCGACCCGGAGCGGTTCCGGGAGTCCTTCGAGCGGTACTCGCGTGTCGGTGCGACCGACCACGGTGGCCTCCACCGACTCGCGCTCTCCGACGCCGACAGGGAGGCACGGGACCTGTTCGTCGCCGACCTGGAGGAGCTCGGCCTCGAGGTGCGGGTCGACGAGGTCGGGAACATCTTCGGGCGACGGCCCGGTCGAGAGGACGACCTGGCGCCGGTCCTCATCGGTTCGCACCTCGACTCCCAGCCCTACGGGGGCCGGTACGACGGACAGCTCGGCGTTCTCACCGCCCTGGAGACGTTGCGGGCCCTCGAGGACGAGCAGGTCGAGACGCGTCGCCCGGTCGAGATCGTGAACTGGACGAACGAGGAGGGCGCCAGGTTCCAGCCGTCGATGCTCGGAAGTGGAGTGTTCGTGGGCAAGCACTCCCTCGAGGACGCCCTCGCCGTCGAGGACCGCGACGGCACGGTTCTCGGCGACGAGCTGGAGCGCATCGGGTACGACGGTGACGCCGAGTGTGGGGGGTACGACGTTCACAGTTTCCTCGAGCTCCACGTCGAGCAGGGGCCGACCCTCGAGAGCGAAGGGACGCCCGTCGGGATAGTCGATGGGGTGTTCGGGCTGTACTGGGCCCGGATGCGCGTCGAGGGGGAGGCCGACCACGCAGGGCCCACACCGATGCACACCCGGACCGACGCGCTGCAGGCCGCGACCGGTGCCATCGACCGAATCGGGACGATTCCACAACACCTCTCGCCCGACGCGGTCGTCACGGTCGGCGAGGTGAGCGTCCACCCGAACTCGATCAACGTCATCCCGAGTGAGGTCACGTTCACCGTCGACCTCCGGAGCTTCGACGACGGGGTCATCGAGGAGGGAATCCAGCGAGTGACCGAGGAGCTGGACGCGGCCTGTAATCGCCACGGCACGACTTACGAGGTCGAGGAGCTGCAACGCCACCAGTCGATGAACTTCTCCCCGACTGTCCGGTCGGCTATCGACGACGCCAGCGGAAGTACGGGCGTCGAGGCGATGCACTTGCTCAGTGGGGCTGGACACGACGCCCAGCACATGGACGCAGTGACCGACGCGGGGATGATCTTCGTCCCGAGCGTCGGCGGCGAGACGCACAACGAAGCGGAGTACACCGAGTGGGAGGACGCCGTGGACGGGGCGAAGGTGTACGCCGCCACGACACTGAATCTCGCCACGGAGTGA
- a CDS encoding histidine kinase, giving the protein MDSPGSSPDVTPEAVRQLFSQLAEPATPLTTAEVVRRTDCDEAAVERDLATLADRGVLRTRQLDDERQVWWRPDADGRSDLTEFGAFVSAVEDYAIFMLDPDGVVTSWNEGARRIKGYDAEEIVGEHISTFYTAEDREAGVPETNLERAATEGHVEDEGWRVREDGSRFWADVTITEVRDDDGLLQGFTKVTRDMTERREHEQRLREERDITERILDTVPVSICVVDADGVLVRANRRMLERIDVTESELGTYAVDSWSLYDADGEPIRADQHPWRRAVDTGSSVYDFQCQVDLPETGRRWLSLNAAPLDGGDNDDQRVVITIDDVTERKEHERQLRRERDQTEKLLRTAPIPIAVQDADGETVMANQHAQAVLGVSERELIEEPADADEWVISDANGDTIPPEETPSARVLATDEPVLDEQITIVPPDGDPVLISVNAVPLFGPDGAIERVITTGEDITELKRRERQLEQRKAELETELSEILGRISDAFYALDDDWRFTHLNERAADIMQYSVEELLDRRLWEMFPDAGEGGVYWEEFHEATETQEPRSFEVYADTVDAWLEFNVYPSESGLSIYFRDVTERKVYEQKLEASNERLEQFAYAASHDLQEPLRMVSSYLQLVDQRYGEDLDEDGREFIEFAVDGAERMRAMIEGLLRYSRVETQGDPFEPVDLEKVLADVLDDLAVRVEETDAAITHGSLPTVDGDPNQLRQLVQNLLKNAIEYSGDEPPRVDVTAERQAGEWVVSVRDEGIGIDAENADRVFEVFQRLHSHEEHPGTGIGLALARRIVERHGGDIRVDSEPGEGTTFSFTLPATASSPQ; this is encoded by the coding sequence ATGGATTCACCGGGCTCATCCCCGGACGTCACTCCGGAGGCTGTCCGCCAACTGTTCTCGCAACTCGCGGAGCCCGCGACGCCGCTGACCACCGCCGAGGTCGTGCGGCGCACGGACTGCGACGAGGCAGCCGTCGAGCGGGACCTGGCGACGCTCGCGGACCGGGGTGTGCTACGGACGCGCCAGCTAGACGACGAGCGACAGGTCTGGTGGCGTCCGGACGCGGACGGGCGCTCGGACCTGACGGAGTTCGGCGCGTTCGTGAGCGCCGTCGAGGACTACGCCATCTTCATGCTCGACCCGGACGGCGTGGTCACCAGCTGGAACGAGGGCGCCAGGCGAATCAAGGGCTACGACGCCGAGGAAATCGTCGGCGAGCACATCTCGACGTTCTACACCGCCGAGGACCGGGAGGCGGGCGTGCCGGAGACGAATCTCGAACGGGCGGCGACCGAGGGCCACGTCGAGGACGAAGGGTGGCGGGTCCGCGAGGACGGCTCACGGTTCTGGGCGGACGTGACCATCACGGAGGTCCGGGACGACGACGGCCTGCTACAGGGATTCACGAAGGTGACTCGCGACATGACCGAGCGCCGCGAGCACGAACAACGACTCCGCGAGGAGCGGGACATCACGGAGCGCATCCTCGACACCGTTCCCGTGAGCATCTGCGTGGTCGACGCCGACGGGGTGCTCGTTCGGGCGAACCGCCGGATGCTCGAGCGCATCGACGTGACGGAGTCCGAACTCGGCACGTACGCCGTCGACTCCTGGTCGCTCTACGACGCCGACGGCGAGCCGATTCGGGCGGACCAACACCCCTGGCGCCGCGCCGTCGACACCGGGTCGTCGGTGTACGACTTCCAGTGCCAGGTCGACCTCCCGGAAACCGGCCGTCGGTGGCTCTCGCTCAACGCCGCCCCACTCGACGGTGGTGACAACGACGACCAGCGGGTCGTCATCACCATCGACGACGTCACCGAACGGAAGGAACACGAACGACAGCTCCGCCGCGAGCGCGACCAGACGGAGAAGCTCCTGCGGACGGCGCCGATTCCCATCGCGGTCCAGGACGCCGACGGCGAGACGGTGATGGCGAACCAGCACGCCCAGGCGGTGCTCGGCGTCTCCGAACGGGAGCTCATCGAGGAACCCGCGGACGCCGACGAGTGGGTGATCAGCGACGCGAACGGCGACACGATACCACCGGAGGAGACGCCCTCGGCCCGGGTGCTCGCGACCGACGAACCCGTCCTCGACGAGCAGATTACCATCGTTCCACCGGACGGCGACCCCGTACTGATCAGCGTGAACGCAGTACCGCTGTTCGGGCCGGACGGCGCCATCGAGCGCGTCATCACCACGGGTGAGGACATCACCGAGCTGAAGCGCCGCGAGCGCCAGCTCGAACAGCGGAAGGCCGAACTGGAGACAGAGCTGAGCGAGATCCTGGGGCGGATATCGGACGCGTTCTACGCCCTCGACGACGACTGGCGGTTCACGCACCTCAACGAGCGGGCCGCCGACATCATGCAGTACTCCGTCGAGGAGCTCCTCGACCGGAGGCTCTGGGAGATGTTCCCCGACGCGGGGGAGGGGGGCGTCTACTGGGAGGAGTTCCACGAGGCCACGGAGACCCAGGAGCCGCGCAGCTTCGAGGTGTACGCGGACACCGTCGACGCCTGGCTGGAGTTCAACGTCTACCCCTCCGAGTCCGGGCTCTCGATATACTTCCGGGACGTCACCGAGCGCAAGGTGTACGAGCAGAAACTGGAGGCGTCGAACGAGCGCCTCGAGCAGTTCGCGTACGCGGCGTCCCACGACCTCCAGGAGCCCCTGCGGATGGTGTCGAGTTACCTCCAGCTGGTCGACCAGCGGTACGGCGAGGACCTCGACGAGGACGGCCGGGAGTTCATCGAGTTCGCGGTCGACGGCGCCGAGCGGATGCGCGCGATGATCGAGGGCCTCCTGCGGTACTCCCGCGTGGAGACGCAGGGCGACCCGTTCGAGCCAGTCGACCTCGAGAAGGTGCTCGCGGACGTGCTCGACGACCTGGCGGTGCGTGTCGAGGAGACGGACGCAGCGATCACCCACGGGTCGCTGCCGACCGTCGACGGGGACCCGAATCAGCTCCGGCAGTTGGTCCAGAACCTCCTGAAAAACGCCATCGAGTACAGCGGCGATGAACCGCCACGGGTGGACGTCACTGCGGAGCGCCAGGCGGGGGAGTGGGTGGTGTCGGTGCGCGACGAGGGCATCGGCATCGACGCGGAGAACGCCGACCGCGTCTTCGAGGTGTTCCAGCGCCTCCACAGTCACGAGGAGCACCCTGGAACCGGCATCGGGCTGGCGCTCGCCCGGCGCATCGTCGAGCGCCACGGCGGCGACATCCGGGTCGACTCGGAGCCCGGCGAGGGGACCACGTTCTCGTTCACGCTGCCGGCGACAGCGTCCAGCCCCCAGTGA
- a CDS encoding molybdenum cofactor biosysynthesis protein has protein sequence MARIEDLRVYPVKGLDGVAVDEAAVLDGGTLAGDREFALFDADGDVVNGKRTARVHDLRTDYDPETTELTVTVDGERRTFDLDADRERAADWLGDVFGLDLTIERDESLGFVDRREMGPSVISTATLQEVASWFDDLTVEGARRRLRANVEVSGVPAFWEDRFVGEDAPGFEAGGVRFEGVTPCARCVVPERDPETGEPTPAFRERFVSKRRETFPEWADADAFDHFYTLMLIARVPESDRGRTLRVGDDVTVTEN, from the coding sequence ATGGCGCGAATCGAGGACCTCCGCGTGTACCCGGTGAAGGGGCTGGACGGCGTCGCCGTCGACGAGGCTGCGGTGCTGGACGGCGGGACGCTCGCGGGCGACCGTGAGTTCGCCCTCTTCGACGCCGACGGCGACGTCGTCAACGGGAAGCGGACAGCCCGCGTCCACGACCTGCGGACCGACTACGACCCCGAGACGACCGAACTCACGGTCACGGTAGACGGGGAGCGGCGGACCTTCGACCTGGACGCGGACCGCGAGCGGGCGGCCGACTGGCTCGGCGACGTCTTCGGCCTGGACCTCACCATCGAGCGCGACGAGTCGCTCGGGTTCGTCGACCGTCGCGAGATGGGGCCGTCGGTAATCAGCACGGCGACGCTCCAGGAGGTGGCGTCGTGGTTCGACGACCTGACCGTCGAGGGCGCGCGCCGGCGACTCCGCGCGAACGTCGAGGTGTCCGGCGTCCCGGCGTTCTGGGAGGACCGCTTCGTCGGCGAGGACGCGCCCGGCTTCGAGGCCGGAGGCGTCCGCTTCGAGGGCGTGACGCCCTGCGCTCGCTGCGTGGTCCCCGAGCGCGACCCGGAGACGGGCGAACCGACGCCGGCGTTCCGCGAACGCTTCGTCTCGAAGCGCCGCGAGACGTTCCCCGAGTGGGCCGACGCGGACGCCTTCGACCACTTCTACACGCTGATGCTCATCGCCCGCGTCCCTGAGTCCGACCGCGGGCGCACGCTCCGCGTGGGCGACGACGTCACGGTCACCGAGAACTGA
- a CDS encoding LemA family protein has protein sequence MALGGLFAVLLAGGAVWYLLSVYNRLVRVDERCENAWSDIDVTLKQRQDLLEKLVDTARRAMEYEQDTLQRLVEAREAARQAETPEEHAEADVKVREALGGLQLNARAEEYPDLEAVDTLTTLQNEIAAMEEQIADRRELYNEAVTSYNIIIRQVPEVVVARQLGYERRELFEAPESELADVDVDDLFADRSVDSGAEGQ, from the coding sequence GTGGCACTCGGCGGCCTCTTCGCAGTGCTCCTGGCCGGGGGCGCGGTGTGGTACCTTCTCAGCGTCTACAATCGACTCGTCAGGGTCGACGAGCGCTGCGAGAACGCGTGGTCGGACATCGACGTGACGCTGAAGCAGCGACAGGACCTCCTCGAGAAACTCGTCGACACCGCCCGGCGGGCGATGGAGTACGAACAGGACACGCTCCAGCGGCTCGTGGAAGCCCGTGAGGCAGCCCGACAGGCCGAGACGCCCGAGGAGCACGCGGAGGCTGACGTGAAGGTCCGAGAGGCGTTGGGCGGCCTCCAGCTCAACGCCCGCGCCGAGGAGTACCCGGACCTCGAGGCCGTCGACACGCTCACGACGCTCCAGAACGAGATCGCGGCGATGGAGGAACAGATTGCCGACCGCCGCGAACTGTACAACGAGGCGGTCACCTCCTACAATATCATCATCCGTCAGGTCCCCGAGGTGGTCGTCGCGAGGCAACTGGGCTACGAGCGCCGCGAGCTGTTCGAGGCGCCCGAGTCCGAACTGGCGGACGTCGATGTCGACGACCTGTTCGCGGACCGGAGCGTGGACTCCGGGGCAGAGGGGCAGTAA
- a CDS encoding cold-shock protein — MANGKVDFFNDTGGYGFIETEDEDEDVFFHMEDVGGPDLEEGQEVEFDIEQADKGPRATNVTRL, encoded by the coding sequence ATGGCAAACGGTAAGGTTGACTTCTTCAACGACACGGGCGGCTACGGTTTCATCGAGACTGAGGACGAGGACGAGGACGTTTTCTTCCACATGGAAGACGTTGGCGGTCCGGACCTCGAGGAGGGACAGGAAGTGGAGTTCGACATCGAGCAGGCTGACAAGGGTCCGCGCGCGACCAACGTCACCCGCCTGTAA
- a CDS encoding acetyltransferase, protein MKYGSRNALLWRLRPTSTPGPLFLGGDTVSLYPAVEADIPFLVETANDPRVRATQTSPLPKDADTCRNRLGGTLGRYGETLALLVCVDGEWVDYVRYGLLAEAY, encoded by the coding sequence GTGAAATACGGTTCACGAAACGCCCTACTGTGGCGCCTGCGACCCACCAGTACGCCCGGACCGCTGTTTCTCGGCGGGGACACCGTCTCGCTGTACCCCGCGGTCGAGGCGGACATCCCGTTCCTCGTGGAAACGGCCAACGACCCGCGCGTGCGAGCGACGCAAACCAGTCCCTTGCCGAAGGACGCCGACACCTGCCGCAACCGTCTCGGCGGGACGCTCGGCCGGTACGGCGAGACGCTCGCGCTGCTCGTCTGCGTCGACGGGGAGTGGGTCGACTACGTCCGGTACGGCCTGCTCGCCGAGGCGTACTGA
- a CDS encoding KaiA binding protein, whose product MRISTGVSGLDSLLDGGLPARRLYTLSGPPGSGKTTLASQYVTEGIRNGEDVLYVTMHETRNELVEDMSNFEFGFERAASADRFEFLNLTRERSRRSLTQYGRESGLSSRLASMIRQEDYDRVVVDSTMLLAHFADDSEAEVTHFATGLKQTDATVLLVSEMTDPTAYAEEHYLAHGVVFLHNFLEEGGMTRGIQLVKMRGTNIDCDIRDVSFTGSGLRVDPGRKVKPQ is encoded by the coding sequence ATGAGGATTTCGACTGGCGTCTCTGGGCTCGACAGCCTCCTCGACGGGGGGTTGCCGGCTCGCCGCCTCTACACGCTGAGCGGGCCACCTGGAAGCGGGAAGACGACGCTCGCGTCCCAGTACGTCACCGAGGGCATCCGGAACGGCGAGGACGTGCTGTACGTGACGATGCACGAGACGCGCAACGAACTCGTCGAGGACATGTCGAACTTCGAGTTCGGCTTCGAGCGCGCCGCCAGCGCCGACCGCTTCGAGTTCCTGAACCTCACGCGCGAGCGCTCCCGCCGGTCGCTCACCCAGTACGGCCGCGAGTCGGGGCTCTCCTCCCGGCTCGCGTCGATGATCCGTCAGGAGGACTACGACCGCGTCGTCGTCGACTCGACGATGCTGCTCGCGCACTTCGCGGACGACTCGGAGGCCGAAGTCACCCACTTCGCGACGGGGCTCAAACAGACCGACGCCACCGTGTTGCTCGTCTCGGAGATGACGGACCCGACGGCGTACGCCGAGGAACACTACCTCGCCCACGGCGTCGTCTTCCTCCACAACTTCCTCGAGGAGGGCGGGATGACGCGGGGCATCCAGTTGGTGAAGATGCGCGGGACGAACATCGACTGCGACATCCGCGACGTCTCGTTCACTGGCTCCGGCCTCCGGGTGGACCCCGGCCGGAAAGTCAAGCCCCAGTGA